The window GCTATAAACCCACCGATGCGTCCGCCGATGGGCTCGAGCCGTTTTTCTATCCACCCGGTTACGTCGAGTTTGACGAAAAGTTTATCGGTCTCAAGCCTTTCGCCGCGCTCGTAGGAGCTGTCTATCAGCACGAGGTAGGCGGCGGAGACGGTGTATCCCAGCCCGATGAGGGTATGGTACTGCACCGCCACATCCTCCAGATAGACCTCCAGGTCCTTCTCTTTCTTCTTATCGCTCCAGGTGGAACTTTTGACTTCGTAGATCTCCAGGGCGCCGTCCTCTTTTTGGCGAAGAATGTCCACCATCACCAGCATATCCTCCGTGGCGAAGGTCGCTTCGTAGATCACCTCTTCACCGCTTTCGAGCAAATTTCGCGTCATTTCGCATTTTTGCGAAAACGTCGTATTATCAAAGGGGATCTCACTGCCGCCCGGGAAAAGGCCCCGCGCCAGCTCACCCACGCGGTTACCGGTATCGAAAATCCGCTGCTTCACGGCATCCGTAGGGGCCAGAACTTCGGGCCTGTGTCGACTCAGCCAAAGCAGTTTGGGACACTGCAGACCTTTGAGATAGGAAGATTTGGAAAGCCCCATCGTTTCTCCATTGAAGTTTTATGCGTCACTGCTAAATCGTTTTTTTTCATCAAATGTTAACTAAAATAGAAACGGTAAACCGCTATTGGCTTGAAATGACCCGCATGAAGGTCGTAAAAACGCTCATAAGAATAGTATAGGGAATGTGTAGACCTTCATGTTTTCTGTTTTCGATCCGATATTTCTTTCTCCCATGGTGTCTCCGCCGAGGTGGCATGTATATACTTTATACTTTGCGCATGGTACGGAAAAAGCGTCACATACGATGTGACGAAAAAAGAAGGGTGTCGATGAGATGTTACGACCAAACTGAAGACGTTTCCGGGCTTTTGGCACGCCTTTTTCCGGCGATCGATCCGGAGAGCCTGCCGAGTTTCGACGACGAAGATTTCATGACCTTCGCGAACTCTTACGAAGCGCGGGAAGCCTACCTGAAACGTTTCGGCTACACCCTGGTGTGCCGGGAGTTCATTGCGGAGCTGTCGAAAGAGCTGCATAAAAGAGGCGTGCGCGATTTCGTGGAGCTGGAAGCCGGCATGGGGATGCTCTCTCTGCTGCTGCGCAGGTCGGGATTTGAAGGCGTGGGCTATACGCTACCCCCCGAGGACGAAAAGTGGCCCATCGACACGGCCAACACCTGCTACCGCGAGGCGCTGACGGAAGGGTGCCTGGTACACGCCGACATCCGCCAGCTCACCCTGCAACACTCCCCCGGCGCCATCGTGGCCTCCTGGATCCCCCTTGGCGGAGGATCCGAAGTGGCGGCCTTTTTCGAGAACCAGTGGCGAAATGACCTGCAGACGCCGCTTTTCGTGCTCATCGGCGAGGATCGGGGCGGTTGCACCACCTCAGATGATTTTTTCGACTGGCTCGAACACCATTTCGAACCCGACGGGTACAACGAGTCGTATGTGCCATTTCAGGGATTCAGGGACTATTGCGGCTATTTTCGGCGCAGGAAGTGAGGCCACCGATAGGCTTCTTATTCTCGCCCTGCTTTGACAAGTTTACCGTAGCGAAGAAAGTGATCGACCGTGCTGCGCTTAAATCCTTGGTCGTCGAGCCATTTCCTCTACCACTACGTCTTTTCTGCGGGCAATTGTTCCAATTTTGGCTCTATAGGTTTAACCTCTTTGTTGTTTTGCATAGCCATCGTATGCAATATCTGACCTTGATAAACCTTTGTCGGGAGTGGCCATGAATTCCACCGCACTGTTTCAAAAGATTCCACTCGCAGCGCTCGTGACCACGAAAGTCGTTCGGAAAGTCGAGTGATGGATACCTTCGACGCGCTCGAAGATCATGTCGAAGGCCAGGCAGAAGGCTACCGGTCCCGAGACGAAGCTATAAAAGGCACTCTTCGCCAGAGGCTTTCGATACCGTCTCAACGTCAAGAAGCTTCCCGGATCGCCCGACATCGTTCTGCCGAAATATAAAGCGGCGATGCCCAAGTCTCGCGTGGAGTTCTGGAAGGAGAAGTTCGAAGCCAACGTCGCCAGGGATCGTCGCAACGTGGAGAAATTGTTAGAGAGGGGATGGCGGGTGGCGATCGTCTGGGAGTGTGCGTCGAAGACAAAGAACGAAGAAACCTTATCCGCGAGATTGGACGATCTCGTGAATTGGCTGAAAAGCGGTAGCGGATACTTCGAACTACCGTGACGATTCATTGGCGATCGCGAACTTTTCTTAATTCTCCGTTTATGGTCATGTACTTTTTATCGTTTATCCACAACGTACAACCATTTTTTTCTATATGCCAGTTCTTCAGAATGCGATCTACCGGTAACATGGTTTCGACATACATTTCATCGGCACAGGAGATCCACCTACAACACTCTTTTTCCCAAAAGATTCGCCAGAACTCCGAAATACGGTAGGGACCGTCTCCACCGAAATCGTCCGATAAAAAAATAATATAGTCACCCAACCTATAAAAACAACAGCAACCATTACTTGCAGGAGTACCATTGTAAAACTCCCAACTAAATCGGTAAACGATCTTTCCTTTTTCCATAAATAAATCATATAAATCCCAAAGATCGTTGATTTCCAATTTGTATTTTTCTTTAATTTCGACTATCAACGAATTTTTATCCGTCATGTTATTCTCCTTCTCGAATCGAGATTCGATTCGTCACGAGTGGCGAACATATAAAGGACCTCGAATTCGAAAAATTCATTTTTCGAGCATGCGTTCATACGCTTCGCAACTTCCGGCATCACCAAACTCACACGCTTTTTCGAAGAGGAATTTGGCCGCTTCGAGATCCTTTCGAACATATGTACCATGATAGAACATGGAGGCCAGATTGTGGCAGGACCGTGCGTTCCCCATGATGCAACCTCTGTAATAGTAAGAGTACGACTTCCTCGGATCTTTTTCCACCACTTCATCGGAGCCGTAAAGCACACCGAGATTGAAACACGAAAGTGGGTATTCTCCTTGGCAGGCTCTTTCATAGTATTCCAAAGCTCTACGAACGTTTTTTCGCACTCCCTTTCCCGTCAAATACAAATGAGCGAGATTGTGACATCCTCCAGCGTATCCAAGCTCGCACGCTTTCGAATAATATTCGAAGGCGGATTTGTCATTTTCTGTGACATAAATGCCCTTGGAATACATCAACCCCAAATTGGCACACGCTCTTCCCGAACCCATTTCGCATGCCTTCAAGTAAAAATCGTACGCTTTGCCCATATCGTTTGGAACCCCTCGACCATGTGCATATATATACCCGACGGCGAAACAACTTTCGGCATCACCCTTCTCGCAAAGGATTTTCGACGATTCGATATCGTTCATTTCTTTTCGATCGGTTTCACTGTCTACATTTGGTGCGACCGTCTCCGCCGACGCAAAGGAAACGCAAGCGACAACGACGCATAAAGACGATTTCATTCGGTTCACACCTTCCTCCTCGTAAAGATTTTAGACAACATATTGTAACGCGTCATCGGAACATCATCATATACCGGAGCTTTTGTACCATTTTTTCATCGACTATCCGAGAGGCGTTCTCAGCCGAATTGAAACGAAATCTCGTTAAAATCATCAAAAAAGGTTTCGGAGGTCGTTTTCATGAATTCTTTCGCTAAAACCATAATGGCTTCAACGATCGTTTCGACACTTTTCTTCATGAGTGGCTGCGCCTCACACGAGCAAATCATCAAAGAAGAATTGGTGAAAAAAAACACTTCATATATAGGCAAAACCAAAGACGAGCTTTTGCTCCACAAAGGCCCTCCGTATAAGGTCGCGAAAACCTCCGAAGGAAAAGAGATATGGTTCTACAAAACGGTCAGGGCCGGCATCAAAAAAGGAACCACCATTTCTATCGGGAAAGGAAACCCAGTACCCAATATCGGTACCTGGGTCGAACTGATCGCGTTCATCATAGACAAAAACGGAATCGTCGAAAATCTCGTGATAGAAGTGGAATGAGAATTACAAAGATGATCGCTTCCATTCAGTATAGTGTCCAGAATAGCTGCACAATTAATATATAATACATGAACATGAAACAGAAACATATGAGAGTCACATCCAGATACCAAACGTATGACCGGCAATAAAAAGGGGGATTATCGGGAGTTCTTTCGGGTCCTGTTTGGAAAGAAAATTATCCATTGATAACCCTTTTTGCAATTCCAAATTCACTAAAAATCTGTCTCTACTATTTAACGATACAAAAAAGCACAAAAATTTCAGCTATTACATTACTTTTATTTCCAGATGTTTTGACGATGATACTGCAAATATCGACGATGATTGTCGTCGATCCGGCGTAGCTTTGCGTCTTCTAAAATACCCATCGCACCCGCTTCAGATGTATCCCACTGCGGACTAATGAGGATTTTTCCTTCGTCATCAAAGCTGATCAATCCCTTGTCGAAAGCCTTGTCAAGCGCCGCGTTGAGCAAAAGCGCGTTGAATGGGTCGAGTTTCTCTTCAGACGTGTCGCACTCCGCCCAGGGTTTGATGTGGCTGGCGATGAGAAGGTCGGGAGTTTTGACATTTGTCACGGCACACCGGCCGCCCCAATAGCGCATCAACTCGTCACGAAGGCGGTCTTGTCCTCTGCGCTGCATCACCAGTGCCTGCACGTCGGTCTTTAGAGTTTCCGGTTTTTCCAGCGGGATTTTGATGCTCTTTTTAAGCCAAGTAAGAAGCTCCGATTCGTGCAGCGCCATCCCCATCGGAAAACCATCAGGCGCATGGTCGATGGGCACGAACGCGGCATTTTCATAGAGATTGAGCTGCATCGCCGCCATTTCCGGCAAAGCCAAAACCATCACGTCGCCTCCATAGATCGCCGCTTCGTGGCGATAGTAGGAAGAGTAGCCGACGATCCAGTCCCCCGATTCTTTATGTAGATCATAACCTGCGTCGGTGAGGAGTTTGCGAAGGTAAATCGCTTGGGTCGCAGTCATGACTCTTTTTTACTCACATATCATCCAGTTGCAGTATGCATTGACGGCATCAGTAAAATCATCTCTAAAGCGATTAAAACTAGGCATATCGATCAGATTGGGATCGCACTCGGAAGCTATTTGATAGGGATCTTTCCCCATATCTTTAATCATTCTCTTGGGATTTTTTGGATGAGACTCGTCTCCCGTAGGCAGCGACTCCAACTTGACACAGTTTTGAGCCGGATTGTCACAACACAAAAGCCAGGCTTCAGAAATTTTATTTGGGACCATAGGCACGCCAGTTTTCTCAAAACCTCCCAATTTCAACCCCTCTTTGATAGAGCGATACCTCTCTTCCCAGCTTTCCTTATCCGCGTCGGTGAAAAAAATCGCCATGTCAGCTTCCATCATTTTGGCAATCGAAGCAAAGGCTTCAGCATGTCTGAAAAATTTTTTTGTAAGCATTCCGCGTTCTTTCGCGCCTCTTACGACCATTTTTTTACGCTCTTCTTTAGAATTTTCGATCTCTCCTTTTTCTATTAGCTTAAACGTAACGACACCCTCTTTCACACCACCAAAACACCATTCAATCAAATTGTGATAACAAGCCAGATTTCGAATAATCGTAACCATCGGCCCTTCTTGAAAGACACCTCCGTTATTGCGTCCCATATCTGTCGGCCCTTCACCGCGCACAGCGATTTGCATGCGCTACTCCTGGGTCGCCAACAGCTTAGAGAGCTCGACTAAATCGACGCTTTGCATCCACTCTCCCGGACCGAAAAGTTCCATCTCTTGCTTGGATAATTTTTGAAATTTCATCACTGCATCGAAAAAATTGATCACCCGAACCGACCCGTCCAAACACCGATACACAAAAAGAATCGACCGTTTCGCCATCTCGTCTTCGAGATAGTTTAGAATTAGTGGGCTGTGGGTCGCGATGATGGTCTGATGGGGAGAGTTGACGATAAACTGCATCAAAAGTTTAACCAGCTCCTGATTCACACCGTCTTCGATTTCGTCAAAAAGCAAAACCGACTCAGTGGTGAGCAATTGGGACAAAATGGCAAGAATGCGTAAAAAGCCGTCACTAAGATGCCGGCTCTCTATTTTGAGTTTGTTTGCATCGAAGTTTTCATACATAGCGAGCTCTTTCCATCCACCTTTGATGGAGCGGGTTTCAATGGAAAAGACTTTTGGAAAAAACTTCTTTATCTCATTCAAGAGTTCATTGCGTTTTTCTAAAGGAAGCTCGCTAATGAATGCAGAAAGCTTCTCGCCACCCAAACCCACATCTCCCATGGCTTGTCGTGCTCGTTTTTTCATGAGTATGGGACTCAACAGTTCCGCCGATTTGATATTGGAAAAAAATTTTTTGGAATCTACAATCTCTTGGGGAAGAATCTCCTGTTTTAGCACTGATACAATTGAGCCTACATATTGAAAATTTATTTTCTCTTTGGTTTCATTTAGACTGGAAAAGTGACCTTCCTTTACCGTTAATAACACTCTCCCATTTGATACAAATCTTTCATATGTACATTTAAGCAAATCCCTGTTGAAAGAAAAAGACCACCGGAAAGACTCTCCATCTAACTGATAGTCGATGTCGAACTCTATAAGCTTTCTGGGACTTCCATAGAACGTAAGTTCTTTTTTCTTCCATCCTCTTTGATCGAGCCACTCTTCCACTTTTCCGGTAACCACGGCAGAAATAAAATCTACAGCTTGCAAAATAGTTGTTTTGCCGGATCCATTGATACCTATAAGAAATGTATTTTTCTCAAAAGGTATTATCGTTTGGTGCAACGCTTTGAAATTTGTAACCACAAGAGACGTTATCATATTGCTTGCCATTGTATTATCCTGTCTCATCAGTTTTCGATTTAAAATAAAGCTTTTTTGAGCCAACTTTTTTATATTTTATCTTTTTTTCATTGACAAGTAATCCAATTATAGATCATGTCAAATAATTTGATTGATTTCCTTCAAAGTCCGACTCTAAATGGAGTATTTTTGCTATTTGTGAATTACCAATACCTTCTGGGTGTTGTGCGATGATCTCTAAAATACTCTCTTTTAGCAGCTTCAATCCTTCTTGCGCTTTCTCTAAAGAAGTCATCTTGATTCTCCTATATAACAACTTTAATTCTATGGATAAGGTTTTCTTTCAAATCATTCCCATCTTCCCACAATATATGCGGATACTGCCTGGTGTCGAATGATAGATTCTCCACATCCTCTTTTTTGCATGTCCAAATAATAGGAAGCCCCATTCCCATCGCATATCCTGCCTCAAAATAGACGCTGTTTCGCTGCCCTGTAAAGTCTGCAATGACTAAACGGGAAGATTTGATTTTAGCAATAATCTCGTCGTTGATAGTGGTGTCATGCTTGGTGGTGGAAGAGCTTACACGAACATACCGCAATCCACACTCCTCGATCGCCTCTTTTACATGATTGTCAAAAACCTCTTTGATAGCATTGGAAAAGTAAAATGCTGCAAAGACTTGTTTTGATCCGACATTGGGCTCATCGAGGCTTTCGATATATTCCAGACCTTCAAAAGTGAGGCCATTAAAAATCAAGCCAAAGCTGCCTCCTATGAATCTTTCCACTTTTCCATCAATAAAATTTTCATCTAAAGCTTTTTGAAATATTTTTGCCAATTCTTCTTCATCTTTAATCCAGCATTTAATACGAATATTTACCGGTAAATCCTGATGCGGTTTTATTTGAGATAAACTTTTCATAAAACACTCGAACTTCTCCTTGATTTTCTTATCCGGCTTTTGCAAAATCTCTTTGAGTTTCTCTTCATTTATTTCTGGAACTATATCAAAACTGTTGTTTTGCTCATAAATCCAGCTTGAGAGCTTATAAAATTTATCTTTTTCTTTTTCGTAAATATCCATATCGTCCCATAACATATCAAGCAAATAGTATTTTCCACAGTTTTTGCACTCTATCGCTCGCCTGTTATGCAGTGTATCGTAATCAAATATTTTCGCATCCGCTTGACAAATAGGACACTTCCCATCGTTTGGCATCACGACTCCTTCTCTTTGCATAGCTTGTCGTACGCCTCTAGCACCAGCCGTTGTGTCCTGTACTCACCGTATTTCTCCATCTCTTTGCGTTTGAGGCCGGGGAAGGTGACGGAGGGGAAGGCTTCGCCTTTGATGTCGGAGGGGTCGAGGATGTAGCGGAGTTCGTCGCGCTCCAGGCCGTAGAGGTGGGCGTAGTAGGCGTCGAGTTCGCATTTGAGCCGGAGTCTGCGATCTTCGTCCCAGCCGAAGGGTTCGCCGCTATACCCCAGCGCCTCGGCCCAGGGTTTCAGATCGTAGGCGGTGTAGCCCAGCTCCAGTACGCGGGGAAGGATGTAGTCGATGTCGGCCTGGGTGTATTGGTCGGGGGAGAGGACGGGCAGTTGTTTGACATAAAAGAAGCTTGTATTCATTCCTCCTAATTTTTGCCTAAATACCCAATCAAAAAGTATGTTGTCAAAATTTCCATATAGCAAAGCTAGTTTTTCTGTCTGAGAATCTGAATGATACAGGAAAATGCTATCACCAACAGCAGAAAATGGCAATAAGCCTGAAATCATAGTTCGTTCATCTGTTGATCGAGCGTTTCTTCTCCACCCCATCAAAAACTTAGGCGCCCGTTCCCGCAACATTTCCCAAACGATGCTTTCGATCGCACCCTCACCGTTTAGC of the Hydrogenimonas cancrithermarum genome contains:
- a CDS encoding SEL1-like repeat protein encodes the protein MGNARSCHNLASMFYHGTYVRKDLEAAKFLFEKACEFGDAGSCEAYERMLEK
- a CDS encoding HNH endonuclease, whose translation is MTATQAIYLRKLLTDAGYDLHKESGDWIVGYSSYYRHEAAIYGGDVMVLALPEMAAMQLNLYENAAFVPIDHAPDGFPMGMALHESELLTWLKKSIKIPLEKPETLKTDVQALVMQRRGQDRLRDELMRYWGGRCAVTNVKTPDLLIASHIKPWAECDTSEEKLDPFNALLLNAALDKAFDKGLISFDDEGKILISPQWDTSEAGAMGILEDAKLRRIDDNHRRYLQYHRQNIWK
- a CDS encoding AAA family ATPase, encoding MASNMITSLVVTNFKALHQTIIPFEKNTFLIGINGSGKTTILQAVDFISAVVTGKVEEWLDQRGWKKKELTFYGSPRKLIEFDIDYQLDGESFRWSFSFNRDLLKCTYERFVSNGRVLLTVKEGHFSSLNETKEKINFQYVGSIVSVLKQEILPQEIVDSKKFFSNIKSAELLSPILMKKRARQAMGDVGLGGEKLSAFISELPLEKRNELLNEIKKFFPKVFSIETRSIKGGWKELAMYENFDANKLKIESRHLSDGFLRILAILSQLLTTESVLLFDEIEDGVNQELVKLLMQFIVNSPHQTIIATHSPLILNYLEDEMAKRSILFVYRCLDGSVRVINFFDAVMKFQKLSKQEMELFGPGEWMQSVDLVELSKLLATQE
- a CDS encoding TIR domain-containing protein; the protein is MPNDGKCPICQADAKIFDYDTLHNRRAIECKNCGKYYLLDMLWDDMDIYEKEKDKFYKLSSWIYEQNNSFDIVPEINEEKLKEILQKPDKKIKEKFECFMKSLSQIKPHQDLPVNIRIKCWIKDEEELAKIFQKALDENFIDGKVERFIGGSFGLIFNGLTFEGLEYIESLDEPNVGSKQVFAAFYFSNAIKEVFDNHVKEAIEECGLRYVRVSSSTTKHDTTINDEIIAKIKSSRLVIADFTGQRNSVYFEAGYAMGMGLPIIWTCKKEDVENLSFDTRQYPHILWEDGNDLKENLIHRIKVVI